A DNA window from Brassica napus cultivar Da-Ae chromosome C1, Da-Ae, whole genome shotgun sequence contains the following coding sequences:
- the LOC106376742 gene encoding auxin response factor 1 isoform X2, giving the protein MAASNHPSGKPGGALSDALCRELWHACAGPLITLPREGERVYYFPEGHMEQLEASMHQGLEQQMPSFNLPSKILCKVINIQRRAEPETDEVYAQITLLPEADQSEPMSPDAPVQEPEKCTVHSFCKTLTASDTSTHGGFSVLRRHADDCLPPLDMSQQPPWQELVATDLHNNEWHFRHIFRGQPRRHLLTTGWSVFVSSKKLVAGDAFIFLRGENEELRVGVRRHMRQQTNIPSSVISSHSMHIGVLATAAHAITTGTIFSVFYKPRTSRSEFIVSVNRYLEAKNQKLAVGMRFKMRFEGEEAPEKRFSGTIVGVQENKSSVWHDSEWRSLKVQWDEPSSVFRPERVSPWELEPLVANNTPSAHLPPQRNKRPRPPGLLSPTTAPSTPDGVWKSPADNPSSVPLFSPPAKTAALGLGGNKSFGVSIGSAFWPTHADGAAESFASALNNESPTEKKQTNGNVCRLFGFELVENMNVDECFSAASVSGAVAVDQPVPSNEFDSGQQSESLNINQANLPSGSGDHEKSSLRSPQESQSRQIRSCTKVHMQGSAVGRAVDLTRSECYEDLFKKLEEMFDIKGELLESTKKWQVVYTDDEDDMMMVGDDPWNEFCGMVRKIFIYTPEEVKKLSPKNKLTVNVRMQPKTDADENGNTEGRSSSMAGSR; this is encoded by the exons ATGGCAGCTAGCAATCATCCATCTGGAAAACCTGGag GGGCTTTAAGTGATGCTTTATGTAGGGAGCTGTGGCATGCTTGTGCCGGACCTCTTATAACCCTACCTCGTGAAGGGGAAAGAGTTTATTATTTCCCTGAAGGTCACATGGAGCAG CTTGAGGCATCAATGCATCAAGGTCTGGAACAGCAGATGCCTTCCTTTAATCTCCCATCTAAGATTCTCTGTAAAGTGATCAATATCCAGCGAAGG GCGGAGCCCGAGACTGACGAAGTATATGCGCAAATAACCTTATTGCCAGAAGCGGAT CAAAGTGAACCTATGAGCCCGGACGCCCCTGTTCAAGAACCTGAAAAGTGCACAGTACATTCATTTTGCAAGACACTAACTGCTTCGGACACAAGCACACATGGTGGATTTTCTGTGCTACGGAGACACGCAGATGATTGTCTTCCACCCTTG GACATGTCCCAACAACCACCATGGCAAGAACTGGTTGCAACTGATTTGCACAATAATGAATGGCATTTTAGGCACATTTTCCGAG GCCAACCAAGGCGCCATTTGCTAACAACTGGGTGGAGTGTTTTTGTTAGCTCGAAGAAACTGGTTGCTGGTGATGCTTTCATATTCTTAAG GGGTGAGAATGAAGAGCTCCGAGTTGGTGTTAGGCGGCACATGAGACAACAGACTAATATCCCCTCCTCTGTCATTTCAAGTCATAGCATGCATATTGGGGTCCTTGCGACTGCCGCTCATGCCATTACAACAGGAACAATCTTTTCCGTCTTCTACAAGCCAAG AACTAGTAGGTCAGAGTTTATTGTGAGCGTCAATAGGTATCTCGAAGCCAAGAACCAGAAGCTGGCTGTAGGCATGCGTTTCAAGATGAGATTCGAGGGTGAAGAAGCTCCCGAGAAAAG GTTCAGTGGCACAATAGTTGGTGTTCAGGAAAACAAATCTTCGGTCTGGCATGATTCTGAATGGAGATCGCTGAAG GTTCAATGGGACGAGCCTTCATCTGTGTTTCGTCCTGAAAGAGTTTCACCATGGGAACTTGAGCCCCTAGTTGCAAATAATACGCCTTCTGCACATCTTCCTCCACAAAGGAACAAACGACCGAGACCTCCGGGTTTGCTGTCACCAACCACCGCTCCATCTACTCCTG ATGGTGTGTGGAAATCCCCGGCAGACAATCCTTCCTCGGTACCGTTATTCTCTCCTCCTGCCAAGACCGCCGCCTTGGGTCTTGGTGGGAACAAATCATTTGGAGTATCCATTGGATCAGCCTTCTGGCCCACTCATGCAGATGGTGCAGCTGAATCCTTTGCTTCAGCGCTTAACAACGAGTCTCCTACTGAAAAGAAGCAAACTAATGGAAATGTCTGCAGGCTTTTTGGGTTTGAGCTGGTTGAAAATATGAATGTGGACGAATGTTTCTCTGCTGCTTCTGTGTCCGGTGCTGTGGCTGTTGATCAACCTGTCCCATCCAATGAGTTTGACTCTGGTCAGCAATCTGAGTCGTTAAATATCAACCAAGCTAATCTTCCTTCGGGTAGTGGCGATCATGAGAAATCCTCTCTGAGGTCTCCGCAAGAATCGCAAAGTAGGCAGATACGTAGCTGCACAAAG GTACACATGCAAGGTAGTGCAGTAGGCAGAGCTGTTGACTTGACAAGGTCAGAGTGTTACGAGGATCTGTTCAAGAAGCTGGAAGAGATGTTCGACATCAAGGGTGAACTTTTAGAATCTACCAAAAAATGGCAAGTTGTTTACACCGATGATGAAGATGACATGATGATGGTTGGTGACGATCCATGGAA TGAGTTCTGTGGAATGGTGAGAAAGATATTTATCTACACACCCGAAGAAGTGAAGAAACTTTCACCCAAGAACAAACTCACAGTCAATGTTAGGATGCAACCCAAAACTGATGCAGACGAAAATGGGAACACAGAGGGCAGGTCATCATCGATGGCTGGATCAAGATGA
- the LOC106373695 gene encoding DExH-box ATP-dependent RNA helicase DExH9-like, translated as MNSETVWFNYGDVILVLLLQVHKQPCHIVYTDYRPTPLQHYVFPAGGSGLYLVVDEKAKFHEDSFQKSLNALVPANDGDKKRENGKSQKGLILGKLGEESDIFKLVKMIIQRQYDPVILFSFSKKECEALAMQMSKMDLNSDDEKDSVETIFTSAIDMLSDDDKKLPQVSNILPILKRGIGVHHSGLLPILKEVIEILFQGLIKCLFATETFSIGLNMPAKTVVFTNVRKFDGDKFRWLSSGEYIQMSGRAGRRGVDKRGICILMVDEKMEPAVAKSMLKGSADSLNSAFHLSYNMLLNQLRSEDGDPENLLSNSFFQFQADRAIPDIEKQIKALQEERDSMVIEEEESLRNYYNLILQYKSLKEDIREIVFSPKYCLPFLLPNRAVCLDCPSDNGEQQSFSIEDQDAWGVIMKFNKVKSLSEEILTVDVLTRCLVSRDGAGKKKIKPVPFKERGEPVVVSVPLSQVKSLSSAIMNIPKDYLQLEARENALKKVSELLSRHPDGIPLDPEVDMKIRISSYKKTVRRLEALENLFEKHKIAKSPLIAQKLKVLHMKEELTAKIKSLEKTVRSSTALAFKDELKARKRVLRRLGYITSDNVVELKGKVACEISSAEELTLTELMFSGVFKEAKVEELVSLLSCFVWRERLPDAAKPREELDLLFIQLQDTDRRAAEVQLTLFSPTHPRRFGSITVLSDNVAGRYRRREFCAFVQTGYNGGGVCVGKRLQVLRDHGDCSCFRRELDQSDKENGGSSTTAHRSCKIHR; from the exons ATGAATTCAGAGACTGTCTGGTTCAACTATGGAGATGTGATTTTAGTGTTGTTATTGCAGGTTCACAAACAACCATGCCATATTGTTTACACCGATTATCGGCCAACTCCGCTTCAGCACTATGTCTTTCCTGCCGGAGGGAGTGGCCTTTACTTGGTTGTGGATGAAAAGGCTAAATTCCATGAGGATAGCTTTCAAAAATCTCTTAACGCACTTGTTCCTGCTAATGATGGTGAcaagaaaagagaaaatgggaaaTCTCAAAAGGGCTTGATACTTGGAAAACTTGGTGAAGAAAGTGATATCTTCAAATTGGTGAAAATGATTATTCAGCGCCAGTATGATCCCGTGATTTTGTTCAGTTTCAGCAAAAAGGAATGCGAGGCACTTGCTATGCAG ATGTCTAAGATGGATTTAAACAGCGACGATGAGAAAGACTCCGTGGAGACAATCTTTACTAGTGCCATCGATATGCTTTCAGATGATGATAAGAAGCTACCTCAG GTGTCAAATATTTTACCCATCTTAAAACGTGGTATCGGCGTTCATCATTCGGGCTTGCTTCCAATTTTGAAAGAAGTAATTGAGATATTATTTCAAGGTCTGATTAAG TGTTTGTTTGCAACAGAGACATTTAGTATTGGATTGAACATGCCAGCAAAGACGGTTGTGTTTACAAATGTACGCAAGTTTGATGGAGACAAGTTCCGGTGGCTATCTAGTGGAGAGTACATTCAAATGAGTGGTCGCGCTGGACGTCGAGGTGTTGACAAACGAGGTATCTGCATCCTCATGGTGGATGAGAAAATGGAACCCGCTGTTGCTAAATCAATGCTCAAAGGAAGTGCTGATTCTTTGAACAG TGCCTTCCATTTGAGCTATAACATGCTTCTAAATCAGTTGCGGAGTGAAGATGGTGATCCTGAGAATCTTCTTAGCAATTCTTTCTTTCAGTTTCAAGCTGACCGTGCTATCCCGGATATCGAG AAGCAAATAAAAGCCCTGCAAGAAGAGAGAGACTCTATGgttattgaagaagaagaaagcttaaGGAATTACTATAACCTGATTTTGCAGTATAAGAGCCTGAAGGAGGATATACGTGAAATTGTGTTCTCTCCGAAGTACTGTTTACCCTTTTTGCTGCCGAACAGAGCTGTTTGTCTCGATTGCCCAAGTGATAATGGAGAGCAACAATCATTCAGCATTGAAGACCAGGATGCGTGGGGAGTGATAATGAAATTCAACAAAGTCAAAAGCTTATCTGAAG AAATTCTTACCGTAGATGTACTGACCAGATGTTTGGTCAGCAGAGATGGCGCtggcaaaaagaaaattaaacctgTGCCATTTAAGGAACGTGGTGAGCCCGTTGTCGTCTCTGTACCTTTATCTCAGGT TAAGAGTTTAAGCAGTGCAATTATGAATATACCTAAAGACTATTTACAATTGGAAGCTCGAGAGAATGCTCTGAAGAAGGTTTCTGAATTACTCTCGAGACATCCTGATGGAATACCCCTGGATCCTGAAGTTGATATGAAG ATTCGGATCAGCTCTTACAAAAAGACAGTTCGTCGGCTGGAGGCTCTTGAAAACCTAtttgaaaaacacaaaattGCAAAATCTCCTCTGATAGCGCAGAAGCTGAAAGTTCTACACATGAAGGAAGAGCTAACAGCCAAGATCAAATCACTTGAGAAAACTGTCCGATCTTCAACAGCATTGGCGTTTAAAGATGAACTTAAGGCCAGAAAGCGTGTTTTGCGAAGGCTAGG ATACATCACAAGCGACAATGTTGTGGAGTTGAAGGGAAAGGTTGCATGTGAAATCAGTAGTGCAGAAGAATTGACATTAACGGAGCTAATGTTCAGTGGTGTCTTCAAGGAAGCAAAGGTGGAGGAGCTGGTTTCTCTCCTCTCTTGCTTTGTGTGGCGAGAGAGGCTCCCTGACGCAGCTAAACCCAGAGAAGAACTCGACTTACTCTTCATACAGTTACAAGATACAGACAGGCGTGCTGCTGAAGTTCAGCTAACCCTCTTTTCCCCTACTCATCCGAGAAGATTTGGGTCCATAACTGTCCTTTCTGACAATGTGGCAGGTCGATATCGACGTAGAGAGTTTTGTGCATTCGTTCAGACCGGATATAATGGTGGCGGTGTATGCGTGGGCAAAAGGCTCCAAGTTTTACGAGATCATGGAGATTGCTCGTGTTTTCGAAGGGAGCTTGATCAGAGCGATAAGGAGAATGGAGGAAGTTCTACAACAGCTCATCGTAGCTGCAAAATCCATAGGTGA
- the LOC106376742 gene encoding auxin response factor 1 isoform X1 — translation MAASNHPSGKPGGALSDALCRELWHACAGPLITLPREGERVYYFPEGHMEQLEASMHQGLEQQMPSFNLPSKILCKVINIQRRAEPETDEVYAQITLLPEADQSEPMSPDAPVQEPEKCTVHSFCKTLTASDTSTHGGFSVLRRHADDCLPPLDMSQQPPWQELVATDLHNNEWHFRHIFRGQPRRHLLTTGWSVFVSSKKLVAGDAFIFLRGENEELRVGVRRHMRQQTNIPSSVISSHSMHIGVLATAAHAITTGTIFSVFYKPRTSRSEFIVSVNRYLEAKNQKLAVGMRFKMRFEGEEAPEKRFSGTIVGVQENKSSVWHDSEWRSLKVQWDEPSSVFRPERVSPWELEPLVANNTPSAHLPPQRNKRPRPPGLLSPTTAPSTPVTADGVWKSPADNPSSVPLFSPPAKTAALGLGGNKSFGVSIGSAFWPTHADGAAESFASALNNESPTEKKQTNGNVCRLFGFELVENMNVDECFSAASVSGAVAVDQPVPSNEFDSGQQSESLNINQANLPSGSGDHEKSSLRSPQESQSRQIRSCTKVHMQGSAVGRAVDLTRSECYEDLFKKLEEMFDIKGELLESTKKWQVVYTDDEDDMMMVGDDPWNEFCGMVRKIFIYTPEEVKKLSPKNKLTVNVRMQPKTDADENGNTEGRSSSMAGSR, via the exons ATGGCAGCTAGCAATCATCCATCTGGAAAACCTGGag GGGCTTTAAGTGATGCTTTATGTAGGGAGCTGTGGCATGCTTGTGCCGGACCTCTTATAACCCTACCTCGTGAAGGGGAAAGAGTTTATTATTTCCCTGAAGGTCACATGGAGCAG CTTGAGGCATCAATGCATCAAGGTCTGGAACAGCAGATGCCTTCCTTTAATCTCCCATCTAAGATTCTCTGTAAAGTGATCAATATCCAGCGAAGG GCGGAGCCCGAGACTGACGAAGTATATGCGCAAATAACCTTATTGCCAGAAGCGGAT CAAAGTGAACCTATGAGCCCGGACGCCCCTGTTCAAGAACCTGAAAAGTGCACAGTACATTCATTTTGCAAGACACTAACTGCTTCGGACACAAGCACACATGGTGGATTTTCTGTGCTACGGAGACACGCAGATGATTGTCTTCCACCCTTG GACATGTCCCAACAACCACCATGGCAAGAACTGGTTGCAACTGATTTGCACAATAATGAATGGCATTTTAGGCACATTTTCCGAG GCCAACCAAGGCGCCATTTGCTAACAACTGGGTGGAGTGTTTTTGTTAGCTCGAAGAAACTGGTTGCTGGTGATGCTTTCATATTCTTAAG GGGTGAGAATGAAGAGCTCCGAGTTGGTGTTAGGCGGCACATGAGACAACAGACTAATATCCCCTCCTCTGTCATTTCAAGTCATAGCATGCATATTGGGGTCCTTGCGACTGCCGCTCATGCCATTACAACAGGAACAATCTTTTCCGTCTTCTACAAGCCAAG AACTAGTAGGTCAGAGTTTATTGTGAGCGTCAATAGGTATCTCGAAGCCAAGAACCAGAAGCTGGCTGTAGGCATGCGTTTCAAGATGAGATTCGAGGGTGAAGAAGCTCCCGAGAAAAG GTTCAGTGGCACAATAGTTGGTGTTCAGGAAAACAAATCTTCGGTCTGGCATGATTCTGAATGGAGATCGCTGAAG GTTCAATGGGACGAGCCTTCATCTGTGTTTCGTCCTGAAAGAGTTTCACCATGGGAACTTGAGCCCCTAGTTGCAAATAATACGCCTTCTGCACATCTTCCTCCACAAAGGAACAAACGACCGAGACCTCCGGGTTTGCTGTCACCAACCACCGCTCCATCTACTCCTG TTACTGCAGATGGTGTGTGGAAATCCCCGGCAGACAATCCTTCCTCGGTACCGTTATTCTCTCCTCCTGCCAAGACCGCCGCCTTGGGTCTTGGTGGGAACAAATCATTTGGAGTATCCATTGGATCAGCCTTCTGGCCCACTCATGCAGATGGTGCAGCTGAATCCTTTGCTTCAGCGCTTAACAACGAGTCTCCTACTGAAAAGAAGCAAACTAATGGAAATGTCTGCAGGCTTTTTGGGTTTGAGCTGGTTGAAAATATGAATGTGGACGAATGTTTCTCTGCTGCTTCTGTGTCCGGTGCTGTGGCTGTTGATCAACCTGTCCCATCCAATGAGTTTGACTCTGGTCAGCAATCTGAGTCGTTAAATATCAACCAAGCTAATCTTCCTTCGGGTAGTGGCGATCATGAGAAATCCTCTCTGAGGTCTCCGCAAGAATCGCAAAGTAGGCAGATACGTAGCTGCACAAAG GTACACATGCAAGGTAGTGCAGTAGGCAGAGCTGTTGACTTGACAAGGTCAGAGTGTTACGAGGATCTGTTCAAGAAGCTGGAAGAGATGTTCGACATCAAGGGTGAACTTTTAGAATCTACCAAAAAATGGCAAGTTGTTTACACCGATGATGAAGATGACATGATGATGGTTGGTGACGATCCATGGAA TGAGTTCTGTGGAATGGTGAGAAAGATATTTATCTACACACCCGAAGAAGTGAAGAAACTTTCACCCAAGAACAAACTCACAGTCAATGTTAGGATGCAACCCAAAACTGATGCAGACGAAAATGGGAACACAGAGGGCAGGTCATCATCGATGGCTGGATCAAGATGA